From one Actinomycetes bacterium genomic stretch:
- a CDS encoding D-tyrosyl-tRNA(Tyr) deacylase encodes MRALVQRVTSAAVVDREAEQQVGAIGQGLAVLVGVTHDDDEATAKKMADKLWNLRVFSDDDGAMNRSLADREAAGEEGGILVVSQFTLYGDVRKGRRPSFVAAARPEHAEPLIDLLVAELAHLGADPQTGRFRTDMEVSVVNDGPVTLLVEL; translated from the coding sequence ATGAGGGCCCTCGTGCAGCGAGTTACTTCGGCCGCCGTGGTCGATCGCGAAGCCGAGCAGCAGGTCGGGGCAATCGGTCAAGGGCTGGCGGTGCTCGTGGGCGTGACCCACGACGACGACGAGGCCACGGCGAAGAAGATGGCCGACAAGCTCTGGAACCTGCGGGTGTTCTCCGATGACGACGGGGCGATGAACCGGTCGCTGGCGGACCGGGAGGCGGCGGGCGAGGAGGGGGGAATCCTGGTCGTTAGCCAGTTCACGCTCTACGGCGACGTGCGAAAGGGCCGTCGGCCGTCGTTCGTGGCGGCCGCGCGCCCCGAACACGCCGAGCCACTCATCGACCTGCTCGTTGCAGAACTGGCGCACCTCGGAGCGGACCCCCAGACCGGAAGATTCCGCACCGACATGGAGGTCTCAGTCGTCAACGACGGCCCGGTCACGCTCCTCGTCGAGCTCTGA
- a CDS encoding class I SAM-dependent methyltransferase: MLTVDYDRLGLAEGDLVLDMGAGAGRHSFECFRRGARVVALDYGFDELPPVRDLMWAMKEAGEAPREGLAACINGDALRLPFADDTFDHVICSEVFEHIPSDTDAMSELQRVLKPGGTLAATVPAWLPEKICWALSAEYHAPLSPGGHVRIYTEEHLKARLEEAGLEPTESHRVHALHSPYWWLRCLVGPTNDDHPLVKAYHELLVWDMVDQPAVTQAAEKLLSPVIGKSVVVYATASGSAARSEAAEDKADVHA, encoded by the coding sequence ATGCTGACTGTCGACTACGACCGACTTGGATTGGCTGAAGGCGACCTGGTGCTCGACATGGGCGCCGGCGCCGGTCGCCACTCCTTTGAGTGCTTCCGCCGTGGGGCCCGGGTGGTGGCACTCGACTACGGCTTCGACGAGCTGCCACCGGTGCGCGACCTCATGTGGGCCATGAAGGAAGCCGGCGAGGCGCCCCGCGAGGGGCTCGCCGCATGCATCAACGGCGACGCGCTGCGCCTGCCGTTCGCCGATGACACGTTTGACCACGTGATCTGCTCCGAGGTGTTCGAGCACATCCCGTCCGACACCGACGCGATGTCCGAGCTGCAGCGAGTCCTCAAGCCCGGAGGCACACTCGCCGCCACGGTGCCGGCCTGGCTGCCCGAGAAGATCTGCTGGGCGCTGTCAGCGGAGTACCACGCACCGCTGTCACCCGGTGGGCACGTGCGCATCTACACCGAGGAGCACCTGAAGGCACGCCTCGAGGAGGCCGGGCTGGAGCCCACCGAGTCGCACCGGGTACACGCACTGCACTCGCCCTACTGGTGGCTTCGCTGCCTGGTGGGTCCCACCAACGACGACCACCCGTTGGTCAAGGCGTACCACGAGCTGCTGGTCTGGGACATGGTGGACCAGCCGGCTGTTACCCAGGCTGCCGAGAAGCTGTTGAGTCCGGTGATCGGCAAGAGTGTGGTCGTCTACGCCACCGCTTCAGGCTCGGCCGCCCGTAGCGAAGCAGCTGAGGACAAGGCGGATGTGCATGCCTGA
- a CDS encoding class I SAM-dependent methyltransferase yields MPLDEGIALHDAALDAVAAVPDAPVVEVGTYCGRSTLFLAAAAREAGNVVVTVDHHRGSEENQPGWEWHEPDLVDPELGVMDTLPTFRRNMFTAGVEDVVVAIVGDSPTVSRWWSTPAAMVFIDGGHGVEPARADYRCWNPMVAEGGLLAIHDVFPDPADGGRPPYEEIYLPAIESGRFEEVSAVGSLRILRARRAE; encoded by the coding sequence ATGCCTCTCGACGAGGGGATCGCACTTCACGATGCCGCCCTGGACGCCGTCGCCGCCGTGCCGGACGCGCCCGTGGTCGAGGTGGGCACCTACTGCGGTCGCTCGACCCTCTTTCTGGCCGCGGCCGCCCGGGAGGCAGGCAATGTGGTCGTTACCGTCGACCACCACCGCGGCTCAGAGGAGAACCAGCCCGGCTGGGAGTGGCACGAGCCCGACCTCGTGGACCCCGAGCTCGGGGTGATGGACACGCTGCCCACATTCCGGCGCAACATGTTCACGGCCGGGGTCGAGGACGTGGTCGTGGCCATCGTCGGTGACTCGCCCACGGTCTCGCGATGGTGGTCGACACCCGCCGCGATGGTCTTCATCGACGGGGGCCATGGTGTGGAGCCGGCCCGCGCCGACTACAGGTGCTGGAACCCGATGGTTGCCGAGGGCGGGTTGCTGGCGATCCACGACGTGTTCCCGGACCCGGCCGACGGTGGACGGCCTCCCTATGAGGAGATCTACCTTCCGGCGATCGAGTCGGGTCGCTTCGAGGAAGTGTCAGCCGTCGGATCCCTGCGGATCCTGCGGGCAAGACGCGCCGAGTAG
- a CDS encoding acyl-CoA thioesterase II — translation MGETTRQNGAVDQSAVDNLVDLLDLERIEANIFRGNSPDEDRQRVYGGQVAGQALVAAARTVEDDKHVHSLHAYFLRGGDPSVPIVYEVARIRDGRSYGTRRVQAIQHGRPIFHLSANFGLYEKGFEHQFTAPEGLPEPEDLADFRTRMAPYKDLIGDWYDRPRAIDSRYCGPGPWERSEALPPVQNVWLKANGILPDDPVLHICVLTYASDMTLLDTTLQPHGASFAAGSVFMASLDHAMWFHRPFRSDDWLLYAQDTPSASHGRGLGRGLVYDREGLLVASVMQEGVIRPMREGGDE, via the coding sequence ATTGGTGAAACCACCCGGCAGAATGGGGCCGTGGACCAGTCAGCAGTGGACAATTTGGTGGACCTGTTGGATCTCGAGCGCATCGAGGCCAACATCTTCCGCGGCAACAGCCCCGATGAGGACCGTCAGCGGGTCTACGGCGGCCAGGTGGCAGGCCAGGCCTTGGTGGCCGCCGCACGCACCGTGGAGGACGACAAGCACGTGCATTCCCTGCACGCCTACTTCCTGCGGGGCGGCGACCCGAGCGTGCCGATCGTCTACGAGGTGGCCCGCATCCGCGATGGGCGCAGCTACGGCACCCGACGGGTGCAGGCCATCCAGCACGGCCGGCCGATCTTTCACCTGTCGGCCAACTTCGGGCTCTACGAGAAGGGCTTCGAGCACCAGTTCACCGCTCCCGAGGGACTGCCCGAGCCTGAGGACCTGGCCGACTTCCGCACCCGGATGGCGCCCTACAAGGACCTGATCGGCGACTGGTACGACCGCCCGCGGGCGATCGACAGCCGCTACTGCGGTCCGGGGCCGTGGGAGCGCAGCGAGGCACTGCCGCCGGTGCAGAACGTTTGGCTGAAGGCCAACGGGATCCTCCCGGATGACCCGGTGCTGCACATCTGCGTGCTCACCTACGCGTCGGACATGACCCTTCTCGACACCACGCTGCAGCCCCACGGCGCCTCGTTTGCCGCGGGCAGCGTGTTCATGGCGTCTCTAGATCATGCGATGTGGTTCCATCGACCGTTCCGCAGCGACGACTGGCTGCTGTACGCACAGGACACTCCGAGCGCGTCACACGGGCGCGGACTCGGGCGTGGGCTGGTCTATGACCGTGAGGGTCTGCTCGTGGCGTCGGTGATGCAGGAGGGCGTGATCAGGCCGATGCGTGAAGGTGGAGACGAATGA
- a CDS encoding prenyltransferase produces the protein MPESPNFLADVDDFVSAPQLQATVDAIAEWQLESGMVPWFPGGHADPWNHTEALMALMLGGRRGEAEAGFEWLQKSQRDDGSWHQYYLADRVEQDKLDANCVAYVAGGVWFHWLLYRDRGALESMWPMVEAAVEFVRGLQTHRGEVIWARHADGTPWTFALLTGSSSIGHSLRCAIAIAEELGHERPTWRRSAARLVRTVRDEPDAFAPKHRWAMDWYYPVLTGAVLGEAGRERLAHRREAFVIDGWGIRCVSDRPWITAAETCECAMAHLAVGEDEWARRLFGWSQQLRSEEDRYWTGIVVPEEVHFPGGEQSTYTSSAIVMAADALNGSSPASGLFTRHEELPAVVDADALEG, from the coding sequence ATGCCTGAGAGCCCCAACTTCCTGGCGGACGTGGACGACTTCGTGTCCGCACCACAACTCCAGGCGACTGTCGATGCGATCGCCGAGTGGCAGCTCGAGTCGGGCATGGTGCCCTGGTTCCCCGGCGGCCACGCTGACCCGTGGAACCACACCGAAGCGCTCATGGCGCTGATGCTGGGTGGGCGTCGCGGCGAGGCCGAGGCCGGCTTCGAGTGGCTCCAGAAGTCCCAGCGGGACGACGGTTCGTGGCACCAGTACTACCTGGCGGACCGCGTGGAGCAGGACAAGCTCGATGCCAACTGCGTGGCCTACGTGGCCGGCGGTGTCTGGTTCCACTGGCTGCTCTACCGCGACCGGGGTGCGCTCGAGTCGATGTGGCCGATGGTCGAAGCGGCAGTCGAGTTCGTGCGAGGACTGCAGACCCACCGCGGAGAGGTGATCTGGGCTCGCCATGCAGACGGCACGCCGTGGACCTTCGCACTGCTTACAGGCTCTTCGTCGATCGGCCACAGCCTCCGCTGCGCGATCGCGATCGCGGAGGAGCTCGGCCACGAGCGCCCCACCTGGCGGCGCTCGGCCGCGCGGCTGGTGCGCACGGTTCGCGACGAGCCCGACGCCTTCGCACCCAAACACCGCTGGGCGATGGACTGGTACTACCCGGTGCTCACCGGTGCCGTGCTGGGCGAAGCGGGCCGTGAGCGGCTAGCGCACCGCCGCGAGGCGTTCGTGATCGATGGATGGGGAATCCGCTGCGTCTCGGACCGGCCGTGGATCACCGCCGCCGAGACGTGCGAGTGTGCGATGGCGCACCTGGCCGTTGGCGAGGACGAGTGGGCCCGGCGACTGTTCGGATGGTCTCAGCAGCTTCGGTCCGAGGAGGACCGCTACTGGACCGGCATCGTGGTGCCCGAGGAAGTGCACTTCCCCGGAGGCGAGCAGTCCACGTACACATCGTCGGCCATCGTGATGGCAGCCGATGCGCTCAACGGCTCGTCGCCTGCGTCAGGACTGTTCACCCGCCACGAGGAGCTTCCTGCCGTGGTGGACGCCGACGCGCTGGAAGGCTGA
- a CDS encoding AMP-binding protein → MCPTPAASLAAPHGAITPLGDPSSPALIDASGTLSHGELADAVAETAEALAAPRTLAVVKAARDRASVTAYLGAMAAGHVVLLTDPDGPSDEVTDRFVPGLSFDGATWEHRDLAAPDLHPDLALLLSTSGTTGSPKLVRLSHDNLRSNAEAIAQYLGITAADRALATLPLHYCYGLSVLNSHLVAGAAVVLTDNSVVDPCTWKLAGRAGVTSFAGVPHTFSLLERGSLDRLPHTLRLVTQAGGRLPAPDVRRWAAMGEERGFDFIVMYGQTEATARMAWLRPELASSRPDAIGEPIPGGSFRLDGDELVYSGPNVMLGYAASRHDLSLGRTIDELHTGDLARRAPDGLWEITGRRSRFAKPFGLRVDLERLEQTLTDDGITACCMALERDGAELLGCLVQGDHPEHATTLLAAHTGLPPGAIRSVGTDAIPRTSSGKVDSVRVEELLDDAGGPAGEDSRRDSVSEIFEVAFPGAAVGAGDTFVDLGGDSLSYVEVSMELETALGRLPADWHLLTVEELEAAAGPPRRLARVEIGGVLRTLGILMVVGRHVELTVLGGGAHVLMALSGHNFSRFPLTASLRDGRFGRIFSAMLRVAVPTALWLAAVVIVTGGYSWANVGFLNAVFGPDSWGDTWRYWYLEALVQILAVMALVFCIPAMRRAASRFPFALPLGLSIAALTVRFGIIEYGHEYRQVNLATGVAWLFLLGWAAHRAGTVPRRLLVTAIVAVALPGWFGEPMREVTVAVAMLAIIWLREVPVPRQLAPTIGTIGGASMWIYLTHWQVYPPLEGSVAPLGLLLLSILTGVLAQKVWDRLVAYSARLARRIRRDPTADTSSKRPDSIAGR, encoded by the coding sequence ATGTGCCCCACCCCGGCTGCGTCCCTCGCGGCTCCCCACGGTGCCATCACGCCGCTCGGGGACCCGTCGTCACCGGCGCTGATCGACGCGTCGGGCACGCTCTCGCACGGGGAGCTGGCGGACGCCGTCGCGGAGACGGCCGAAGCCCTCGCAGCACCCCGCACCCTCGCGGTGGTGAAGGCGGCTCGCGACCGTGCCTCGGTGACGGCTTACCTGGGGGCGATGGCCGCCGGCCATGTCGTGCTGCTGACCGACCCCGACGGACCTTCCGACGAGGTCACGGATCGATTCGTACCCGGGCTCAGCTTCGACGGCGCCACCTGGGAACACCGCGATCTCGCGGCGCCTGACCTGCACCCGGACCTGGCACTGTTGCTGAGCACCTCTGGGACCACGGGATCGCCGAAGCTGGTCCGCCTCTCGCACGACAACCTGCGCAGCAACGCCGAGGCCATCGCGCAGTACCTCGGGATCACTGCTGCGGACCGAGCGCTCGCCACGTTGCCGCTGCACTACTGCTACGGCCTGTCGGTGCTCAATTCGCACCTCGTGGCCGGTGCTGCGGTCGTGCTGACCGACAACAGTGTGGTGGACCCGTGCACATGGAAGCTGGCCGGGCGTGCAGGCGTAACGAGCTTCGCCGGCGTTCCCCACACGTTCAGCCTGCTGGAGCGTGGCTCGCTCGACCGATTGCCTCACACGCTGCGCCTCGTGACCCAGGCCGGTGGACGCTTGCCTGCTCCCGACGTGAGGCGTTGGGCCGCCATGGGTGAGGAGCGCGGCTTCGACTTCATCGTCATGTACGGCCAGACAGAGGCCACTGCCCGAATGGCGTGGCTCCGCCCCGAACTCGCGTCGAGCAGGCCCGATGCCATCGGCGAGCCGATCCCGGGTGGTTCGTTCCGCCTCGATGGCGACGAGCTCGTCTACAGCGGCCCCAACGTGATGCTCGGCTATGCAGCCAGCCGCCACGACCTGTCGCTCGGGCGAACCATCGACGAACTGCACACCGGTGACCTGGCGCGCCGGGCCCCCGACGGCCTCTGGGAGATCACCGGCCGACGGAGTCGGTTCGCGAAGCCGTTCGGGCTGCGCGTGGACCTGGAGCGACTCGAACAGACGCTGACCGATGACGGGATCACGGCCTGCTGCATGGCCCTCGAGCGCGACGGAGCGGAACTACTGGGCTGCCTCGTTCAGGGCGATCACCCCGAACACGCGACCACCCTGCTCGCCGCCCACACCGGCCTGCCTCCCGGGGCGATCCGCAGTGTGGGCACCGACGCGATCCCTCGTACGTCCTCGGGCAAGGTCGACAGCGTCAGGGTCGAGGAGCTGCTCGATGATGCGGGCGGGCCGGCTGGCGAGGACTCGCGCCGCGACTCGGTGAGCGAGATCTTCGAGGTCGCATTCCCCGGCGCCGCCGTGGGGGCCGGTGACACGTTCGTGGACCTCGGCGGCGACTCGCTCTCGTACGTAGAGGTGTCGATGGAGCTCGAGACGGCGCTCGGCCGGCTGCCCGCCGACTGGCACCTTCTCACCGTCGAGGAACTGGAGGCCGCTGCGGGCCCTCCCCGCCGTCTCGCGCGGGTCGAGATCGGCGGGGTGCTGCGGACCCTCGGAATCCTGATGGTGGTCGGCCGGCATGTGGAGCTGACTGTGCTCGGGGGCGGAGCGCACGTCCTCATGGCCCTGAGCGGCCACAACTTCAGCCGCTTCCCGCTCACCGCGTCGCTGCGCGACGGGAGGTTCGGGCGGATCTTCTCCGCAATGCTGCGCGTGGCGGTACCAACCGCGCTGTGGCTCGCAGCCGTGGTCATCGTCACCGGTGGCTACAGCTGGGCCAACGTCGGCTTCCTCAACGCAGTCTTCGGGCCGGACTCGTGGGGCGACACCTGGCGCTACTGGTACCTCGAAGCGCTGGTGCAGATCCTGGCGGTGATGGCCCTGGTCTTCTGCATCCCTGCGATGCGCCGGGCGGCTTCCCGCTTCCCGTTCGCCCTGCCGCTCGGGTTGTCAATCGCGGCGCTGACCGTGCGGTTCGGCATCATCGAGTACGGCCACGAGTACCGCCAGGTCAACCTCGCCACCGGCGTTGCCTGGCTGTTCCTGCTCGGCTGGGCGGCGCACCGTGCCGGGACCGTCCCCCGCCGCCTGCTGGTGACCGCGATCGTGGCGGTTGCACTGCCGGGATGGTTCGGCGAACCGATGCGCGAGGTGACAGTGGCTGTTGCGATGCTGGCGATCATCTGGCTGCGCGAGGTACCCGTCCCGCGACAACTGGCGCCCACCATCGGCACCATCGGTGGCGCTTCAATGTGGATCTACCTGACCCACTGGCAGGTGTACCCGCCGCTCGAGGGCAGTGTCGCCCCCCTGGGCCTGCTGCTCCTCTCGATCCTCACTGGCGTGCTCGCGCAGAAGGTGTGGGACCGGTTGGTGGCCTACTCGGCGCGTCTTGCCCGCAGGATCCGCAGGGATCCGACGGCTGACACTTCCTCGAAGCGACCCGACTCGATCGCCGGAAGGTAG
- a CDS encoding PQQ-dependent sugar dehydrogenase, with protein sequence MMRRGTTHTTAVLLASVALLAGACGGDSDGSGGTADAGQSGARPTSTPSTTTSGDSSEESAPPTGPPRLGEVDVSLDPLGVSLDSPTDVHASGGTLLVTERNGRVVELVPDATGDYEVAGTVVDLRDEVGSTEAERGLLGLTTDRDETHLYVNHTRTDDGATVVAEYTLSGAPGSRRADARRELLVIDQPFPNHNAGDLEWGPDDMLWVPTGDGGSRNDPEGRAQRLSDPLGKLLRLDPSLAGSGDELAPADNPYVEDPDANALVWARGLRNPWRISFDPATGDLWIADVGQDRVEEISVLRADDGTGRGADLGWDRFEGNELFDDPGPTDGWPDDDAILVGPLHTYPHDGRCSISGGYLYRGSIAGLDGAYLFSDFCDGQLWALASDGTAVDLGVAAESVVSVNPDEAGEAIVVSAGGLYRLS encoded by the coding sequence ATGATGCGGCGGGGCACGACACACACGACCGCCGTGCTGCTGGCCTCGGTAGCCCTTCTGGCCGGCGCTTGCGGCGGCGACTCCGACGGATCCGGGGGCACTGCGGATGCCGGCCAGAGCGGAGCGCGGCCCACATCGACGCCTTCGACGACCACGTCCGGCGACAGCTCGGAGGAGAGCGCACCCCCAACAGGGCCTCCACGGCTCGGCGAGGTCGATGTGTCGCTCGACCCGCTGGGCGTGAGCCTCGACTCCCCCACCGACGTGCATGCGTCGGGGGGCACGCTGCTCGTCACCGAGCGCAACGGCAGGGTCGTCGAACTCGTGCCCGACGCAACAGGTGACTACGAGGTGGCCGGCACCGTCGTGGACCTGCGCGACGAGGTCGGCTCCACCGAGGCCGAGCGAGGCCTGCTGGGGCTGACCACCGACCGCGACGAGACGCATCTGTACGTCAACCACACGCGCACCGACGACGGCGCAACGGTCGTGGCCGAGTACACGCTCTCGGGCGCACCGGGGTCGCGGCGCGCCGACGCCCGCAGGGAGCTGCTGGTCATCGACCAGCCGTTCCCCAACCACAACGCCGGTGACCTGGAGTGGGGACCCGATGACATGCTCTGGGTTCCAACGGGTGACGGAGGTTCGCGCAATGATCCCGAAGGACGCGCCCAGCGGCTGTCGGACCCGCTCGGAAAGCTGCTGCGCCTGGACCCGTCACTCGCAGGCTCTGGGGATGAACTCGCCCCCGCCGACAACCCCTACGTCGAAGACCCCGATGCCAACGCGTTGGTTTGGGCCCGCGGACTTCGCAACCCGTGGCGCATCAGCTTCGACCCGGCGACCGGTGACCTGTGGATCGCGGACGTCGGCCAGGACCGCGTAGAGGAGATCTCCGTGCTGCGCGCCGACGATGGCACGGGCCGCGGCGCAGACCTGGGATGGGACCGCTTCGAGGGCAACGAGCTCTTCGACGACCCGGGCCCGACCGACGGCTGGCCCGACGACGACGCCATCCTCGTCGGGCCACTTCACACATACCCGCACGACGGGCGGTGCTCCATCAGCGGCGGGTACCTGTACCGGGGCTCCATCGCGGGGCTCGACGGTGCCTACCTGTTCTCCGACTTCTGCGATGGTCAGTTGTGGGCGCTGGCCTCCGACGGGACTGCAGTCGATCTCGGGGTGGCCGCCGAGTCGGTCGTCTCGGTCAACCCGGACGAGGCGGGCGAGGCGATCGTGGTCAGCGCTGGCGGGCTGTACCGGCTCAGCTGA
- a CDS encoding glycosyltransferase family 4 protein — MLVMPGPDDPLRIAYLTYRGKPHVGGQGVYTRHLTKALADLGHHVEVLSGQPYPVLDPRVPLVELPSLDIYNDHFPMRMPGIWELKDRWDWLEVTSFSTGTFPEPLAFSMRAWDHLRKRVNEFDLVQDNQCLGYGLLAMERSGLPVLGTIHHPITVDRRLEMEHAETPWKRMGKARWYAFTKMQTRVATRLRRVITVSKNSYEDIVRDHLVSPERLHVVPVGVDPDLFTPMPDVERRPNQIISTASSDVAMKGQRYLLEALAQIRADRPEADLRLVMVGKLKEDSAAKRTIDELGLNDVVEFVSGVSDERIVELYNESACAVVPSLYEGFSLPAIEAMSTGCPLVATTGGALPEVAGADGETCYAVKPGDGADLARGIMAVLDDPHAAEIIGKAGRERVIHRWSWRHTAEQTVDHYRATLEATPPQARR, encoded by the coding sequence TTGTTGGTCATGCCCGGCCCCGACGACCCGCTGCGTATTGCATACCTCACCTACCGCGGGAAGCCCCACGTGGGTGGCCAGGGGGTCTACACCCGGCATCTGACCAAGGCGTTGGCTGATCTCGGCCACCACGTCGAGGTGCTTTCCGGCCAGCCGTACCCGGTGCTCGACCCACGCGTGCCGCTGGTGGAACTGCCGAGCCTCGACATCTACAACGACCACTTCCCGATGCGCATGCCCGGCATCTGGGAGCTCAAGGACCGCTGGGACTGGCTCGAGGTGACCTCCTTCTCCACGGGCACCTTCCCAGAGCCGCTCGCCTTCTCGATGCGTGCATGGGACCACCTTCGCAAGCGGGTCAACGAGTTCGACCTCGTGCAGGACAACCAGTGCCTCGGCTACGGCCTCCTCGCCATGGAGCGATCGGGACTGCCGGTGCTCGGCACCATCCACCATCCGATCACCGTCGACCGCCGCCTCGAGATGGAGCACGCCGAAACGCCGTGGAAGCGCATGGGAAAGGCGCGTTGGTACGCCTTCACCAAGATGCAGACCCGGGTTGCGACCCGTCTGCGTCGCGTAATCACCGTGTCGAAGAACAGCTACGAGGACATCGTGCGCGACCACCTCGTGTCGCCCGAACGCCTGCACGTGGTACCGGTGGGCGTCGACCCCGACCTGTTCACGCCGATGCCCGACGTGGAGCGCCGCCCCAACCAGATCATCTCGACCGCCTCGTCTGATGTGGCGATGAAGGGCCAGCGTTACCTGCTTGAGGCTCTCGCCCAGATCCGCGCCGACCGGCCCGAGGCCGACCTCCGCCTGGTGATGGTCGGCAAGCTCAAGGAGGACTCGGCAGCCAAACGCACCATCGACGAACTCGGACTCAACGACGTCGTGGAGTTCGTTTCCGGGGTGAGCGACGAGCGCATCGTGGAGCTCTACAACGAGTCGGCGTGCGCCGTGGTGCCTTCTCTCTACGAGGGCTTCTCACTCCCGGCCATCGAAGCGATGAGCACCGGGTGTCCGCTCGTGGCCACGACCGGGGGCGCCCTGCCCGAGGTGGCCGGTGCTGACGGCGAGACCTGTTACGCCGTGAAGCCCGGTGACGGCGCCGACCTCGCCCGGGGGATCATGGCTGTGCTGGATGACCCCCACGCAGCCGAGATCATCGGCAAGGCCGGCCGCGAGCGTGTGATCCACCGCTGGAGCTGGCGCCACACCGCAGAACAGACCGTCGACCACTACCGCGCCACGCTCGAGGCCACCCCGCCTCAGGCCCGGCGCTGA